GCATTGCGCGCAGGTCGGTGACTTGCAGGCGCACCTGCACCTGGCGACCCAGGGCGACAGCATGATCAAGCGCAAGACCGATCGTGGCCTGGACTGGATGCTGGAAGAGGGTACACAGTTTCTTTCGCACCTGAGCGACGAGCCGCGTGCGCTGCTGCAGAAGGCGCTGGACGAAATCACCCAACAGAAAGAGAAAATTCTCGCGCTGCCGCGGGCGAACATCCACGCCGACCTGTTCCGCGACAACGCCATGTTCGAAGGCACGCACCTGACCGGGCTGATCGACTTCTACAACGCCTGCTCCGGGCCGATGCTCTACGATGTGGCGATTGCCTTGAACGACTGGTGTTCGGACGATGACGGCCTGATCGACGGCCCACGTGCGCGGGCCTTCCTGGGTGCCTATGCGGCACTGCGTCCGTTTACGGCAGCCGAGGCCGAATTGTGGCCAACCATGCTGCGCGTGGCGTGCGTGCGGTTCTGGCTGT
This genomic window from Pseudomonas kribbensis contains:
- a CDS encoding homoserine kinase, which codes for MSVFTPLARPELETFLAPYGLGRLLDFQGIAAGSENTNFFISMEKGEFVLTLVERGPVQEMPFFIDLLDVLHEADLPVPYALRTTDGVALRELKGKPALLQPRLAGKHIKQANAQHCAQVGDLQAHLHLATQGDSMIKRKTDRGLDWMLEEGTQFLSHLSDEPRALLQKALDEITQQKEKILALPRANIHADLFRDNAMFEGTHLTGLIDFYNACSGPMLYDVAIALNDWCSDDDGLIDGPRARAFLGAYAALRPFTAAEAELWPTMLRVACVRFWLSRLIAAESFAGQDVLIHDPKEFEQRLAQRQQVSTPLPFAL